A region of Streptomyces sp. NBC_01267 DNA encodes the following proteins:
- the phoU gene encoding phosphate signaling complex protein PhoU — protein sequence MRDAYHEELDSIGEGLVEMARLVGSAIGRATTAMLDADLKLAESVIAADQKVDDLQHDLEARAIALLARQQPVATDLRIVVTSLRMSADLERSGDLAQHVAKLTRLRYPERAVPNDLHATILEMGQLAQRLMAKAAEVIITMDVDLALQLETDDDEMDLLHRTLFQHLMDDRWKHGIETAVDVTLLGRYYERFADHAVSVAKRVVYLVTGEHADELQSAPAQVEGA from the coding sequence ATGCGGGACGCGTACCACGAGGAACTGGACTCGATCGGCGAAGGTCTGGTCGAGATGGCCCGGCTCGTCGGTTCGGCGATCGGCCGGGCCACGACCGCGATGCTCGACGCCGATCTCAAGCTCGCCGAGAGCGTGATCGCCGCCGATCAGAAGGTCGACGACCTCCAGCACGACCTCGAAGCACGGGCCATCGCCCTGCTGGCCCGGCAACAGCCCGTCGCCACGGATCTGCGCATCGTGGTCACCTCGCTGCGGATGAGCGCCGACCTGGAGCGCTCGGGCGACCTGGCCCAGCATGTCGCGAAGCTCACACGGCTCCGCTACCCGGAACGTGCCGTTCCGAACGATCTGCACGCCACGATCCTGGAAATGGGTCAGCTCGCGCAGCGGCTGATGGCGAAGGCGGCGGAGGTCATCATCACGATGGACGTCGACCTGGCCCTCCAGCTGGAGACGGACGACGACGAGATGGACCTGCTGCACCGGACGCTCTTCCAGCACCTGATGGACGACCGCTGGAAGCACGGCATCGAGACGGCGGTGGACGTCACGCTCCTCGGCCGCTACTACGAGCGGTTCGCCGACCACGCGGTGTCGGTGGCCAAGCGCGTGGTGTACCTGGTGACGGGCGAGCACGCGGACGAACTCCAGTCCGCCCCGGCGCAGGTCGAGGGGGCGTGA
- a CDS encoding LPXTG cell wall anchor domain-containing protein, whose protein sequence is MPVVAAGTATAAALTGLLLVYPGAERAGAAAAPAGDTSAALIHLDISRVAALHASAFHGTYGTAGSPPLNGGEDTGDFSDPDGVLAYYQDGTHAVTTSITDAKHYAKVDAAGIVISLHGLDLISTNPSGAIGSLNTYAECTPPPFGPYALAYAHTDGQQIAVLGHRVDVGTTELPVTGAELNQPDTLGDSTLRVVFTHHVVPGGEIQTPGAYEAEAWFDVSVTGVLRDTSGAVVYDGPIAGARLGAVHARCNPESPSPSPSPSASESESPSPSPSESESPSPSPSESESPSPSPSPSESESPSPSPSESESPSPSPSESGSPSPSPSASESESPAPSPSESESPSPSGSVPSDDGGAYGDSGGSNGGGSNGGSSGGGDNGGAYGDSGGGSGASGGDNGGAYGDNGGTGGGDAGAGGELADTGDSFTLMGGVAVVLSALGAVLFTRRRRYQRRH, encoded by the coding sequence GTGCCGGTGGTCGCAGCCGGGACCGCGACCGCGGCGGCGCTGACCGGGCTGCTGCTCGTGTACCCGGGGGCCGAACGGGCCGGAGCCGCTGCCGCCCCTGCGGGCGACACCAGCGCCGCCCTGATCCACCTGGACATCTCCCGGGTGGCCGCACTGCATGCGTCCGCGTTCCACGGGACGTACGGCACGGCGGGATCGCCGCCCCTGAACGGCGGCGAGGACACCGGCGACTTCTCCGACCCGGACGGGGTGCTGGCCTACTACCAGGACGGCACGCACGCCGTGACCACCTCGATCACCGACGCCAAGCACTACGCGAAGGTGGACGCGGCGGGAATCGTGATCAGCCTGCACGGGCTGGATCTCATCTCCACGAACCCCAGCGGTGCGATCGGCTCGCTGAACACGTACGCGGAGTGCACCCCGCCGCCGTTCGGCCCGTACGCCCTCGCCTACGCGCACACGGACGGACAGCAGATCGCGGTACTGGGCCACCGCGTGGACGTCGGCACCACGGAGCTCCCGGTCACCGGGGCCGAGCTGAACCAGCCCGACACCCTGGGAGACAGCACGTTGCGGGTGGTCTTCACGCACCACGTCGTACCGGGCGGTGAGATCCAGACGCCGGGGGCGTACGAGGCCGAGGCATGGTTCGACGTGTCGGTGACCGGGGTGCTGCGCGACACGTCGGGGGCCGTGGTCTACGACGGGCCGATCGCGGGTGCCCGTCTGGGAGCGGTGCACGCCCGCTGCAATCCGGAGTCGCCGTCTCCGTCGCCGTCACCTTCGGCCTCGGAGAGTGAGAGTCCGTCCCCTTCGCCGTCGGAGAGTGAGAGTCCGTCTCCGTCCCCTTCGGAGAGCGAGAGTCCGTCTCCGTCCCCGTCCCCGTCCGAGAGCGAGAGTCCGTCTCCGTCCCCTTCGGAGAGTGAGAGTCCGTCTCCGTCGCCGTCCGAGAGCGGGAGTCCGTCGCCGTCTCCCTCGGCGAGCGAGAGCGAGAGCCCTGCGCCTTCGCCGTCGGAGAGTGAGAGCCCGTCCCCCTCGGGCTCGGTGCCCTCGGATGACGGCGGAGCCTACGGCGACAGTGGTGGCTCCAACGGCGGTGGTTCCAACGGCGGTTCCAGCGGCGGTGGCGACAACGGCGGCGCCTACGGCGACAGCGGTGGCGGCAGCGGCGCCAGCGGTGGCGACAACGGCGGCGCATACGGCGACAACGGCGGAACCGGCGGCGGAGACGCTGGCGCCGGCGGTGAACTGGCCGACACCGGTGACTCGTTCACGCTGATGGGTGGCGTCGCCGTCGTACTCAGCGCCCTCGGTGCGGTGCTCTTCACCCGGAGGCGCCGCTACCAGCGACGTCACTGA
- a CDS encoding phosphoglyceromutase, producing MADAPYKLILLRHGESEWNAKNQFTGWVDVNLTEKGEKEAVRGGELLTDAGLLPDVVHTSLQKRAIRTAQLSLESADRHWIPVHRSWRLNERHYGALQGKDKAQTLAEFGEEQFMLWRRSYDTPPPPLEDGAEYSQSDDPRYATIPPELRPRTECLKDVVERMLPYWYDDIVPDLLAGRTVLVAAHGNSLRALVKHLDGISDADIAGLNIPTGIPLVYELDADFKPVKAGGTYLDADAAAAAIEAVKNQGKKK from the coding sequence ATGGCCGACGCACCGTACAAGCTGATCCTCCTCCGCCACGGCGAGAGTGAATGGAACGCGAAGAACCAGTTCACCGGTTGGGTGGACGTCAATCTCACCGAGAAGGGCGAGAAGGAGGCGGTCCGCGGCGGTGAGCTGCTCACGGACGCCGGCCTGCTCCCCGATGTCGTGCACACGTCGCTCCAGAAGCGCGCCATCCGCACCGCCCAGCTCTCGCTGGAGTCCGCGGACCGCCACTGGATCCCCGTGCACCGCTCCTGGCGCCTGAACGAGCGGCACTACGGCGCGCTCCAGGGCAAGGACAAGGCGCAGACGCTCGCGGAGTTCGGCGAGGAGCAGTTCATGCTGTGGCGCCGCTCGTACGACACCCCGCCGCCGCCCCTGGAGGACGGCGCGGAGTACTCGCAGAGTGACGACCCCCGTTACGCGACGATCCCGCCGGAGCTGCGCCCGCGCACCGAGTGCCTCAAGGACGTCGTCGAGCGGATGCTGCCGTACTGGTACGACGACATCGTCCCCGACCTGCTCGCCGGCCGCACGGTCCTGGTCGCCGCCCACGGCAACTCGCTGCGCGCCCTGGTGAAGCACCTCGACGGCATCTCGGACGCGGACATCGCGGGACTCAACATCCCGACCGGCATCCCGCTCGTGTACGAGCTGGACGCGGACTTCAAGCCGGTCAAGGCCGGTGGCACGTACCTCGACGCGGACGCCGCTGCGGCGGCCATCGAGGCCGTGAAGAACCAGGGCAAGAAGAAGTAA
- a CDS encoding MDR family MFS transporter: MPSTAGRTAGLTGLRRAARESVSGLPREFWWLWTSTLINRLGAFVATFMALYLTLDRGYSASYAGLVASLHGLGGVASSLGAGVMTDRLGRRPTLLVAQVSTALSVALLGFMHDPVAIAGVAFLVGMASNASRPAVQAMMADIVKPQDRVRAFSLNYWAINLGFAVSSALAGFVAQYSYLAGFLGEAALTLVCAVVVFLKLPESRPVRTAVEQATESAVRLGTVLRDGRFMSVVGLSFVVALIFQQASVGLPVAMGKAGFSSADYGMAVAVNGVLIVVLQIPVTRFIEHRDPRRLLIISSVLAGYGFGLTAFAGSLGLYALTVCVWTLAEIVNAPTQTGLVVRLSPVHGRGRYQGMYSTSWAVAALVAPLLSGFVIDRYGAEWLWATCAVLGTAAAVGYWLLMRNLPPEPHLVVSPKSPATTATTAATTTTTATAATAATAEQNGAAVVSAPVE, encoded by the coding sequence ATGCCGTCCACAGCCGGTCGTACCGCCGGTCTCACCGGTCTCAGACGCGCCGCACGGGAGAGCGTCTCCGGTCTGCCCCGGGAGTTCTGGTGGCTGTGGACCAGCACCCTGATCAACCGGCTCGGCGCGTTCGTCGCCACCTTCATGGCGCTCTACCTCACCCTCGACCGCGGCTACTCGGCCTCGTACGCGGGCCTGGTCGCCTCCCTGCACGGCCTCGGCGGGGTCGCCTCGTCGCTCGGCGCCGGGGTCATGACGGACCGGCTCGGGCGGCGCCCCACGCTCCTCGTCGCGCAGGTCTCGACAGCCCTCTCGGTGGCGCTGCTCGGCTTCATGCACGACCCGGTGGCCATCGCGGGCGTCGCCTTCCTCGTCGGCATGGCGTCGAACGCCTCGCGCCCGGCCGTGCAGGCGATGATGGCCGACATCGTGAAGCCGCAGGACCGGGTGCGCGCGTTCTCCCTCAACTACTGGGCCATCAACCTCGGGTTCGCGGTCTCCTCGGCGCTCGCGGGCTTCGTCGCCCAGTACAGCTATCTGGCGGGCTTCCTCGGCGAGGCAGCGCTGACCCTGGTCTGCGCCGTCGTGGTCTTCCTGAAGCTGCCGGAGTCGCGGCCGGTCCGTACGGCGGTGGAACAGGCCACCGAGTCGGCGGTCCGGCTGGGGACCGTCCTGCGCGACGGCCGTTTCATGAGCGTCGTCGGCCTGTCCTTCGTGGTCGCGCTGATCTTCCAACAGGCCTCGGTGGGCCTCCCGGTGGCGATGGGCAAGGCGGGCTTCAGCAGCGCCGATTACGGGATGGCCGTGGCCGTCAACGGTGTGCTGATCGTGGTCCTCCAGATCCCGGTGACCCGCTTCATCGAACACCGGGACCCGCGCCGCCTGTTGATCATCTCCTCGGTGCTGGCGGGTTACGGATTCGGGCTGACCGCGTTCGCCGGTTCCCTCGGGCTGTACGCGCTGACGGTCTGCGTCTGGACCCTCGCCGAGATCGTCAACGCACCGACCCAGACAGGGTTGGTGGTCCGCCTCTCCCCCGTCCATGGACGCGGTCGCTACCAGGGCATGTACTCGACGTCCTGGGCCGTGGCGGCCCTGGTCGCGCCGCTGCTCTCCGGTTTCGTGATCGACCGGTACGGGGCGGAGTGGCTCTGGGCGACCTGCGCCGTCCTGGGCACGGCCGCGGCGGTCGGCTACTGGCTGCTGATGCGGAACCTGCCGCCGGAGCCGCATCTGGTGGTCTCGCCCAAGTCCCCCGCTACGACGGCAACTACGGCGGCCACGACGACCACTACAGCAACGGCAGCAACGGCAGCAACGGCCGAGCAGAACGGCGCCGCCGTGGTGAGTGCGCCGGTCGAGTAG